In a genomic window of Physeter macrocephalus isolate SW-GA unplaced genomic scaffold, ASM283717v5 random_97, whole genome shotgun sequence:
- the ATP6V1F gene encoding V-type proton ATPase subunit F, giving the protein MAGRGKLIAVIGDEDTVTGFLLGGIGELNKNRHPNFLVVEKDTTINEIEDTFRQFLNRDDIGIILINQYIAEMVRHALDAHQRSIPAVLEIPSKEHPYDAAKDSILRRARGMFTAEDLR; this is encoded by the exons ATGGCCGGGAGGGGGAAGCTAATTGCGGTGATCGGAGACGAGGACACGGTGACTGGCTTCCTGCTGGGCGGCATAGGGGAGCTTAACAAGAACCGCCACCCTAATTTCCTGGTGGTGGAGAAAGATACTACCATCAATGAGATCGAAGACACTTTCCG GCAGTTCCTAAACCGGGACGACATCGGCATCATCCTCATCAACCAGTACATCGCAGAGATGGTGCGGCACGCGCTCGATGCCCACCAGCGCTCCATTCCGGCCGTGCTGGAGATCCCATCCAAGGAGCACCCCTATGATGCTGCCAAGGACTCCATCCTGCGCAGGGCCAGGGGCATGTTCACGGCCGAAGACCTGCGCTAG